In the genome of Hymenobacter taeanensis, one region contains:
- a CDS encoding NAD(P)H-quinone oxidoreductase, which yields MQHITISAPGGPEVLRLQEALIPEPAAHQVLVRVEAAGVNRPDVLLRQGKYRGSGDVAGTVPGLEIAGRVEQCGAAVTRWQPGDAVCALLAAGGYAEYAVVDAGHCLPVPEGWSMTEAASLPETVFTVWHNVFQRGALQPGETLLVHGGSSGIGITAIQLAHALGSRVATTAGSTGKCEALRSLGADVVINYKQADFEQVLAEEGVDVVLDMVGGDYTPKNLRLLRPDGRLVFINAMQGGPAEFNALEVMARRLTITGSTLRPRLAEFKAALAAAVEQHVWPLLAAGKFKPVIYQTFPLAEAAAAHQLLESSTHIGKLVLEVTQGA from the coding sequence ATGCAACACATTACGATTTCCGCGCCCGGAGGGCCAGAAGTGCTACGGCTACAAGAAGCTCTCATTCCTGAGCCCGCCGCTCACCAGGTGCTGGTGCGGGTAGAAGCTGCCGGCGTAAACCGCCCTGATGTGCTGCTGCGCCAGGGCAAGTACCGCGGCAGCGGCGACGTGGCCGGTACGGTGCCAGGCCTGGAGATAGCGGGCCGCGTGGAACAGTGCGGGGCCGCTGTCACGCGCTGGCAGCCCGGCGACGCGGTGTGCGCCCTGCTGGCGGCCGGGGGCTATGCCGAGTACGCCGTGGTAGATGCGGGCCACTGCCTGCCGGTGCCCGAGGGCTGGAGCATGACCGAAGCTGCTTCCCTCCCCGAAACGGTGTTTACCGTGTGGCACAACGTATTTCAGCGCGGTGCCCTGCAGCCCGGCGAAACGCTGCTGGTACACGGGGGCAGCAGTGGCATTGGCATAACCGCCATTCAGCTGGCACATGCTCTAGGCAGCCGCGTGGCCACCACCGCCGGCAGCACCGGGAAGTGCGAGGCGCTACGCTCCTTGGGGGCCGATGTGGTCATTAACTACAAGCAGGCCGACTTTGAGCAGGTATTAGCCGAGGAAGGGGTGGATGTGGTGCTGGACATGGTAGGGGGCGACTACACGCCCAAAAATCTGCGCCTGCTGCGCCCAGATGGCCGACTGGTATTCATAAATGCCATGCAGGGAGGCCCGGCGGAGTTCAATGCCTTGGAGGTTATGGCCCGCCGCCTCACTATTACGGGTAGCACCCTGCGGCCCCGCTTAGCCGAGTTTAAAGCAGCCCTGGCGGCAGCGGTGGAGCAGCACGTGTGGCCGCTGCTGGCCGCAGGCAAGTTTAAGCCCGTTATTTACCAGACCTTTCCGCTCGCCGAGGCTGCGGCCGCGCATCAGCTGCTGGAGAGCAGCACCCACATCGGTAAACTGGTGCTGGAGGTGACGCAGGGGGCATAG
- a CDS encoding STAS/SEC14 domain-containing protein, whose translation MPIELTNGFGKVYLTIEYDAANRWVYNNWIGYQTFTGIIAGADACLFPLSENKCAYLLNDNRQVLGPWNHAVEWIATQWAPRAIEQGLTHFAHIVSPESMAAQSAESMFLGIGQRLEMRMFSDIEQAKAWLREAQQAARR comes from the coding sequence ATGCCCATAGAACTAACCAACGGCTTCGGTAAAGTATATCTCACCATCGAATATGATGCTGCCAACCGGTGGGTCTATAACAACTGGATTGGGTATCAAACCTTCACGGGTATTATCGCCGGAGCAGATGCCTGCCTGTTTCCGCTTAGTGAGAACAAGTGCGCCTACCTGCTCAACGATAACCGGCAGGTGCTAGGCCCCTGGAACCACGCCGTTGAGTGGATTGCCACCCAGTGGGCTCCGCGCGCTATTGAGCAGGGCCTCACTCACTTCGCCCATATCGTCAGCCCCGAATCGATGGCCGCTCAGTCCGCTGAATCAATGTTTCTGGGCATCGGCCAGCGCCTGGAAATGCGCATGTTCAGTGATATTGAGCAGGCCAAAGCCTGGTTACGCGAGGCGCAGCAAGCCGCTCGTAGATAA